ATTGGACTTTACTCAAtttcaatcaaaaaataaatagaggtgtttaacaataaatacaGCGGTTTCTGCTAACTGGCTGGGGAATGGTACCCTTTTTGCGTAAATCGTTTTGCTGCTTAAATCTGATAGCGTTGTAGTCGTAAAGCAAGGAGCCTATATACGATGTACTACGCGAACATAAATCTCTAGTATTTAAGCTCCTGTACAATCTAATTTATTGACCAGTTCCTTGACCAGCTGTGTATGACTTACCTAAATGTGTGTACCTGTAATGAATGCGTTTCGTAACTAATACGAGCGACAAACAGTACCAGGCCAATTTGTCCTGGATTTAGGCTACCAGTTTATTAAATACTCAAATTCcagtgaatttaaaattattattggtaaTTACACAGTGTTTAGGCAGGACTATGAATTTATAttccattattataaaaagaaacattattgTTGTTTGTGTTTCTAACACAGATATAAGtacacacaatttttttttaaacaagttgTCCtatttacacaattattataactattattatactcTGAATGAGCCACAGAGTAATTATTAACATAGATCaataccattaaaaaaattaacttatattatacataagaaaGTGAATATGCTGTTTTCAAATCTACAATactatataacttaaatatataaataaaaatataatatattaaccatAACTATTACTTAACCaatgaaattttttaaattgattaatctactttttgtaatattttaaaagatcatGGACTTTTAGCTGATCCAATGCCTTTTGATcccaattattattgtttacggTTCTAGGACTTGGATGTGATAAGTAAagtacctgaaaaaaaaaatgattataatatatttaaaaaaaaaaaattcaaaatatggaGTATATAAAGTTACCCTCAATAAAATTTACCTTGATATTATTACatggcatatatttttttaaagctttttgAGCTCTGGTTTCACAGAATTTTCCTATTGCTACCACAATTTCAACTTCATACAGTTTCAATACTTTGACAAAAATTGGATCACAAATATTATAGAGGGCTTCCATTTCTGATacctgaaatattaataaaattgcttaaagttttaaaatatatttacaatattaaaaaagtgtaatacCTTAAAATCTCCTGGTGTGAGATTGCAACCATTGTTTTTCATCCATTGTTGATTCATATAGTTATAAACAAAACTTGTTTCAAAAAATATCTCTGGTGttccacaaatattttttagaagTCCCCAAAACCTTTTTCCACTTacctgtaatttatttattttcataaaaaattaaagatatataactTGATAAGATAGTTAAAATAACTTACCTCAGTCCGGGTACAAGCAAAGCCATTGATAGGACGTTCTCTAATTTCATTACATGGCTTACTTACAGGACCTTTTATTCCTAACCAATCTCGTACTGATGAAATTTCACCAAATGGCacctgtataaatatttaattatttatattataatattaaacatgcaaaactattaaatataaataaatacctacacCAGTTTGGGACATTCCCCAAGGTCCAGGGTTCATGCCAAAatacattatacttttttttgtgtTACAGTATTTTCGAACATACATTTCAAAAGTTTGTCTGGCGTATATAGTTGGATTATAAACGCATTTTACAGCGGTCGGTAAAGTAAATCCACAAAGCGATTCATTGAGTTCATCTATGATTTCAAGATATTCTTCGGAAATATGGTTCGTTTTTTCTGAATTAAGCTCTTCTGTTTCAGCAGAAAAAAATGACGATTTTACTTCCAAagccattatttaaaattaatcgacTATTGTTTATGTATTAAGTTCGAAGTGTGAAGTTCAtggttcgaaattcaaaacaattaaatacgacttagtctattaattttaatttaatattatttaacaagtaCAGaatcttgtaaaaaaatatattatttgaattttgaatacagttatattttcttaatgacATATAtagattaagttttaaatttgaatttaaagatTGTTAAATTTACGCCAATGACATGCCAATGACGTATGAAATTGTGAATGACGAacgcatttattatttattttgtctagtGTCAGTGGTGCCAACTCCTACTGAACATTCCCCCTAGAACCAACTTCAAATTCCCCTTAATATCGATTAAAAACCCTAAATTTTTTGTTGTACACTCGGTTTGGaggtaatttcaaatacaaatttaaaatacgttCAAGTAGTATAAAATAGCTGTCGTATTTATGCGGGtgcattttacacatttacGTACATTATTTAAtgacctaataatattaatgatgataacaaaaaaaattaagcaatttttatatttcattcaatgaCCAGAAATCGAAGCCCGGGTCTCCTATTTGTACTTGTgttgtataaacaatatattatagttttttgatatttcagttatagtcacgcttggagtttatatttggtttagttTGTTGGTTGCGTTCgaggcttaatataaattgtataatcctacgtttttttaaagaaaataaatcttGAAGACCCTCTAAAAAATCcccctaaataaatgtactccCTAAAAAACCCCTGGACATCTTGATTCCCCCAAAATTTGGGGGggaaacccccaagttggcaccACTGTCTAGTATTTAGAATATATTGATGTTGAACGCCATTTTTTGAGTTTTGGGAAATAGATTAATATGATTAAGATGATTActaaaaatcgattttcaagATGACttgaaatgatataataatatttttatatctaaatatttaattcgctAAGGTTTTATATGATGATATAtttctctgtttttttttacaatattcctattatattaaatgtttaatattattgtttgttgttgatattgttttaaatatatttcttataaataagagAGAAATAATAAcagtatcttaatttttttcacaGTTTTGTTATTCGTTTATCATTTTATCGAATATTTTTTAGATCGACTTTTGCTGTCAGAATCGTTATGACATACAATTTTATAGCGTGTTTAAATCATGCTACAATCTGAGGCGTTACTTTCATCATTATTTAAAGACCCTTTGTCtgttaaatcaatattatttaaattacaaaaatatccacctttatcttttaatttggTATGAAATTTGTTTTCAAGAATATTAACTAAGTGAAACatctttaaatatgtaatatatcttataatactTTAACAGCCCTGTCAAATAATTATACCGAGAATTATTGTATAGTTTACTGTAGTAATACTTAGGAAAGAATTTTCTGCGCCAGGAACAAAATTTGTGTTTGTTGACAAgagcaaataattaattactacccTTCTTTATTTTTACGAATTTGAATTAACTGAACTAAATTAGCTATAACTTAAGATGACTATGCATtaagataacatttatttttgcaaAAACAAAGAATAGCGTTTTACAGCGAATCATATGTTGAGCTATGTTTAACagcaaaattatttacttaacgctgataaataaatttgttgatGCTAGTAACACTGAACTCGGAAAGTATGAATGAAGATGAAACTGATAGAATGTGATgtcttgtacatttttttttaaataaagattgtttttttatttttccaaaaaaaaagttaggggAGGTATTGAGATGACATTAGGAGGAAATTCTCACGCGTGTCTGGCAACTTGATTTTAAGTCAACTGTCAACAATGTTATTGACAATTGGCATACTTTATGACacgaaataaaagtaataaataacattaggCAATAGGTATGATTAACTGTTTTATtagcattattttaaataatacctttATTATGAGTGACTATATTGTATTACAAATCATTGGCGGTACAATATCTAGAAATTTAATGATCTTAATTTAGTActacttactaatatttatctattagaAGTATTTTAAACgcaacaaacaataatattctgTAATATGTACCTATACTTTGAATGAgcaaaattaatgtaataaatattttattgcatatgCGGTTTGGAATGTCGTTTGGGACGCGACTGTTGTACCTTGGAAGTGGTGAtgtaggtttatttatttaattattctttaactTGTATTGTAAGTAAAAGTaagtgaatatatttttcaatataaatatggtTTCTCTGGGCGAAGATCTTATCCGTAATTTGACGGTAAAAAGTTGTACGCCTATTGTGTTTCGAAAATTCGTTAATGATTGGCCTATGTGTGGATGGAGTCAGGAAAAATGGATATCAGTATTTGGCAATAAGGAAATACCATTTCGTTGCTTGAGAAAAAATGTTGTTAGTGATGAACCATGTTGGGAGAGATGCTGTAAGATAAGGAACATGACATTCAAgaattttgttgaaaattctATGACCAGCGATGAGTGGATGTACTTTGATTACAAATACCTTCATCAGTGGTTTAGTGGAGATAGTGAACTAAGTAAGGTAAGATTATagctattttaacatatttatcatttaaaaataagtagcACAAGTAAGTATGTAGTATAccatgatttaatttatttttataggaaaTATCATGGAAACAGTTTGGGTATCCCGATAAAGGGGCATCTGAATCAACCCTCTGGGTTGGCAGCAAAGGGGCTCACACACCAGCTCACCAAGACACCTACGGTTATAACATTGTTGCACAAGTATATGGAAAGTAAGTgttaagttaaaataacaatgatataataatttgatgttACAGTTAAAGATGAATTTTTCAATAActctcttaaattaaaaattgaaatacagTGGAATCTCAAATCAAAGTCGAATTTAGTATTGAGTAAATGAGATTTCACTGtagtataaaacaaacatttttacttattataactgAGGAATTTTCTATATGTTTTGGAAAGCTTCCCATTATCATTATGATCTTATGAGTATTGTATGTTTTAGGAAGAGGTGGATTCTTTTTCCTCCTGAAACAGGTGGTCT
The Nymphalis io chromosome 19, ilAglIoxx1.1, whole genome shotgun sequence DNA segment above includes these coding regions:
- the LOC126776014 gene encoding single-strand selective monofunctional uracil DNA glycosylase gives rise to the protein MALEVKSSFFSAETEELNSEKTNHISEEYLEIIDELNESLCGFTLPTAVKCVYNPTIYARQTFEMYVRKYCNTKKSIMYFGMNPGPWGMSQTGVPFGEISSVRDWLGIKGPVSKPCNEIRERPINGFACTRTEVSGKRFWGLLKNICGTPEIFFETSFVYNYMNQQWMKNNGCNLTPGDFKVSEMEALYNICDPIFVKVLKLYEVEIVVAIGKFCETRAQKALKKYMPCNNIKVLYLSHPSPRTVNNNNWDQKALDQLKVHDLLKYYKK